GGCGACTACGAGATCAAGGGTGACACCTACTCCGAGATGGACACCTACATCGTCGACACCGGCTACGGCCTCGAACGCTGGACCTGGGTCTCCCAGGGCACTCCTACTGTGTACGAGGCGGTCTACCCCGATATGATCGACTTCCTCACCGACAACGCCGGGGTCGATCTGAGCGACGAAGAGGAAGCCATCGTCCACGACGCCGCCCGTCTGTCCGGCAATCTCGACATCGACGACGTCGACGACGTCGAAGCTGCGCGCGGCGACATCGCCGACGAACTCGGCGTCGAGGTCGAGTCCCTGCGTGACCTCGTCGAACCGCTCGAAGACGTCTACGCCATCGCGGATCACTGCCGCACGCTGGCGTACATGCTCGGGGACGGCATCGTCCCGAGCAACGTCGGGTCGGGCTATCTGGCGCGGATGGTCCTCCGCCGGACCAAGCGGCTGGTCGACAACGTCGGCGTGGACGCACCGCTTGACGAACTGGTCGACATGCAGGCCGAACGGCTTGGCTACACCAACCGCGACACGATCCGTGACATGGTTCGGACGGAAGTCGAGAAGTACAGGGAAACCCTCGACCGCGGGAGCCGCCGCGTCCGCCAGCTGGCCGAGGAGTACGCCGAGAAAGGTGAGCCGATTCCCGTCCGTGAGCTGATCGAGCTGTACGACTCCCACGGCATCCAGCCGGACATGGTCGAAGAGATCGCCGCAGAGCACGCCGTCGCCGTCGAGACGCCGGACGACTTCTACTCGCTCGTGGCCGAGCGACACGGCGGTGGGCAGGCCTTCGAGGAGGAGGACGGACTCGGGTACGCCGACCGCATCGCCGAACTCCCCGAGACTGACAAGCTCTACTACGACGACCAGCAGCGCACCGACTTCGAGGCAGTCGTCCTCGAAGTGTTCGAGCGTGACGACGAGACCTTCGACGTCGTGCTCGACCAGACGATGTTCTACCCCGAGGGCGGTGGCCAACCCCCGGACCACGGGACCCTCTCGACGGACGACGTCACCGCCGAAGTGAGCGACGTCCAGATCTACGACGGCGTAGTCGTTCACACCACCGACGAAGACCCCGGCAAGGGCGAGTTCGTCCGCGGGCAGATCGACGCGACGCGACGCCGTCGCCTGATGCGACACCACACCGCCACGCACGTCGTCATCCACAGCGCCCGGCAGATCCTCGGCGAGCACATCCGGCAGGCCGGCGCCCAGAAGGGCACCGAGTCGGCGAGAATCGACGTCAGCCACTACGAGTCGATCACGCGCGAGGAGGTCAAAGCGATCGAACACCGCGCCAACGACCTCGTCATGGACAACATTCCCGTCAACCAGTCGTGGCCCCACCGCCACGAGGCCGAGGAGGAACACGGCTTCGACCTCTACCAGGGCGGGATCCCGCCGGGCGAACAGATCCGCCTCATCCAGGTCGGCGAGGACGTGCAGGCCTGCGGTGGCACGCACGTCGCCCGCACTGGTGACATCGGCGCGATCAAGATTCTCAATACGGAGCGCGTCCAGGACGGCGTCATCCGGATCACCTTCGCCGCGGGCGACGCCGCTGTCGACGCGACCCAGCGGACCGAAGACGCCCTTTACGAGGCCGCCGAGACGCTCGACGTCAGTCCCGAGGAAGTCCCCGAAACCGCCGAACGGTTCTTCGAGGAGTGGAAGGCCCGCGGCAAGGAGATCGACGACCTCAAAGAACAGCTCGCGGAAGCCCGCGCCAGCGGCGGCGCGGACGCCGAAGAAGTCGAGGTGGCGGGGACGA
The Halapricum salinum genome window above contains:
- the alaS gene encoding alanine--tRNA ligase, which codes for MSDLSEEYRLDYFEEHGFRRAECPECGDHFWTLDPERETCGEPPCEEYSFIDDPGFEEDFELGEMREAFLSYFEDRDHTRIDPYPVAANRWRDDVLLTQASIYDFQPLVTSGTTPPPANPLCISQPCIRMQDIDNVGKTGRHTMAFEMMAHHAFNAKEEVGDEYAYEGEVYWKEECVQYCIELFEELGADPADVTLIEDPWVGGGNAGPAFEVIYKGAELATLVFMQFEEDPDGDYEIKGDTYSEMDTYIVDTGYGLERWTWVSQGTPTVYEAVYPDMIDFLTDNAGVDLSDEEEAIVHDAARLSGNLDIDDVDDVEAARGDIADELGVEVESLRDLVEPLEDVYAIADHCRTLAYMLGDGIVPSNVGSGYLARMVLRRTKRLVDNVGVDAPLDELVDMQAERLGYTNRDTIRDMVRTEVEKYRETLDRGSRRVRQLAEEYAEKGEPIPVRELIELYDSHGIQPDMVEEIAAEHAVAVETPDDFYSLVAERHGGGQAFEEEDGLGYADRIAELPETDKLYYDDQQRTDFEAVVLEVFERDDETFDVVLDQTMFYPEGGGQPPDHGTLSTDDVTAEVSDVQIYDGVVVHTTDEDPGKGEFVRGQIDATRRRRLMRHHTATHVVIHSARQILGEHIRQAGAQKGTESARIDVSHYESITREEVKAIEHRANDLVMDNIPVNQSWPHRHEAEEEHGFDLYQGGIPPGEQIRLIQVGEDVQACGGTHVARTGDIGAIKILNTERVQDGVIRITFAAGDAAVDATQRTEDALYEAAETLDVSPEEVPETAERFFEEWKARGKEIDDLKEQLAEARASGGADAEEVEVAGTTAVIQRIDADMDELRAQANAIVEQGSIAVLGGVARSATGSASGTESGEQEGADGATFVVAVPDGVEVNAGQVVGELAGRVGGGGGGPPDFAQGGGPDAEKLDDALAEAGEILQGLTASEE